From the genome of Ascaphus truei isolate aAscTru1 chromosome 15, aAscTru1.hap1, whole genome shotgun sequence:
GACCCTGACCATAGATATTGGCCTAAGATTCGAATATGAACACCTCCCTCAGACCGGCAACTATTCTGATTCAAAGCTAAGTGAGACTACATACTGCTTCTGCATAATGGGAAAAgcacattttattagaaccaacagcatggaaatataaaacattaagaacaacacttttctttaaataaaactactataagaatgatacaaataaccTGCAATTAAAACATAATAACTTTTAATCCTTTTAAAATGCTCGTTTTATGCACCATAAACTAAAGTCACTTTTCATTGTGCTTTagcgtaacacagatacacgtgtGCACTTATATGTGAGCGTCTTAGTCACTGGTTATCCCTAAACATGCCTGGTCTAAGAGATGGGTCTTTCCCCTGTGTGTATTCAGTTGAGATAACCGATTAAAtcctttcccacattccccacatacatgcggtctctcccctgtgtgtattcTCTTGTGCGTATTTAGGTGGGATAagccactaaatcccttcccacattccccacatacatgtggtctctcccctgtgtgtgtcctcttgtgtgtgttcaggctggatagctgaccaaatcccttcccacattccccacatacatgcggtctctcccctgtgtgtgtccgttCGTGTtggttcaggtgggataaccgactaaatcccttcccacattccccacatacatgcggtctctcccctgtgtgagttctcttgtgtgtgttcagactGGATGAGAcattaaatcccttcccacattccccacatacatacggtctctcccctgtgtgtgtcctcttgtgtgtgttcaggctgtaTGACAGACTAAattccttcccacattccccacatacatatggtttctcccctgtgtgtgtcatcttgtgtCTGATCAGGTGGGATACGTCACAAAAcaccttcccacattccccacatgcatgcggtctctcccctgtgtgtgtcctcttatgTATGTCCAGGTTGGATGAcaaactaaatcccttcccacattccccacatacatatggtctctcccctgtgtgtgtcctctggtgTCTGATCAGGTCATCTAACTtaataaatcccttcccacattccccacatacatgcggtctctcccctgtgtgggttctcttgtgtgtgttcagactggttaagtgactaaatcccttcccacattccccacatacatgcggtctctcccctgtatgtgtcctcttgtgtgtgttcagatgTGATAACTGACTAAACCCCTTCCCACATTcctcacatacatgcggtctctctcctgtatgtgtcctcttgtgtgtgttcagactggataactgactaaatcccttcccacattccccacatacatgcggtctctcccctgtgtgggttctcttgtgtgtgttcagacaGGATAagttactaaatcccttcccacattccccacattcaTGCAGTCTCTCCCCGGTGTGTGTccccttgtgtgtgttcaggttggatagcCGACTAAATATCTTCCCACATTcctcacatacatgcggtctctcccctctgtggGTTCTCTTGTGTCTGTTCAGAGTGGATAAGTTATTAAATCCCCTCcgacattccccacatacatgcggtctctcccctgtgtgtgtcctcttgtgtctgatcagttgggataagtcactaaatccattCCCACagtccccacatacatgcggtctctcccctgtgtgtgtcctcttgtgtctgatcagTTGGGATGActtactaaatcccttcccacattccccacatacatgcggtctctcccctatGTGAgttctcttgtgtgtgttcaggtgggataagtcAATAAATCCATTTCCACATTTATGCGGTCTCTCCCCGGTCTGTGTTCTCTTCTGTAGattctggtctgataaccaagtcagactcttcccactttctccaagatcttttcctgtggcagcagctaatatatatcttttggaatgagaagcagttacattgtttattaattgccttgactggttgaaagatgcattttctgtcatatttattgaaattttgcaagattgttctgtcctcatcttttccatatactcatttgggtgtttgaacttcagatgtttgaggaggtaatcctgactgctaaaagcaaccttgcagtgttggcatgggtggattattggcgctcgtctttgtactagacgagacaaaaaaaatacataattagaAAATTAGGCGAAATTAGGCATTAGTTATCAAAAAAAAGTGTGTATGCGccaagcacgcgcattttaagtgaaatttctttgtcctttgtcacagaaattgtatttgtgatggtgatgtttttatttaaaaaccaaacacaatttcagtgagaaAATGCAAAGAattttgacttagaacgcgtgtgcTCAGCAAACCCTCCccccgttttagctatttgcacgtctatatttatactaactatgacttttttgtgtgtgtgtgtgtgtgtgagtctgtgagtgaatcactgtgtgtgtttagtctgcacacactcactctgctcacaacagctccttgcagcactgcctacctctggcatcatgaacctgctatgtattttaacttttttctttctcctggcctcatggagatgttactccctctacccactacaaactcctccatcctggcccacacccaacatcaccataccccctggactactcagaagccttgcactatctactgaatgttggtggagaactctaaaaaccagcacaccaacaactgctcactcaaatggcaaacaccacaaatttacaacttgcaaacaactacccaaatttctactcatactgttactctctttagcaggtgatattgaacctaacccaggtcctcccatttcagctctgtcccatgcccctgagaattccacctttaaattccaaaaagggctatctgtcgcccatataaacatccggagcctgctgccaaactggacgaactaagggcatggtgccttatgcataaacccaaagccatcgttcttacagaaacatggctatcccctaaaacccctgatgcaaatattgccattcagggatactccatttttaggagagataggtcaaagagaggaggaggggtgttattttatattgcagacacattacaatttacactgttaaattgcccaccaagtccaccctcttttgaaattctagttggcaaaatctgcctccccttttctaagcccatcttgcttgctggcatctaccgcccccctaaagcccgtctacaatccctgactgatatcacccaatttcttggctccatttcctctctgaatgagaagagtgagctgctagttcttggggatttcaacttcaattggattgaccctaaaaaccacaaaatccagatacaactcaagtcacttaacctatcgcaactcatttcccaacccacacggataaacctgaaatcgcataaccattccttgctagactggattctctcctcaaaccccagcagaatccaatcctctggcatccttcctgatattttcagtgaccatgcaatagtgtactgtgtaagaaaaattaaaccgccccattcaagccctaaagttctcctcactagaacatttaaaaactttaacccacaacagtttctggatgaccttaccaactgcccatggcacagaatcgatttaattcccgaccctgattctgcgctcgactatttccaatccgagttcttaaaactctgcgatacccatgctccactacgcaaaataagggtacagggggcccaccttccatgggttagcctgaccttatagcactctaccagttcagggatgccttgtggaaaagctacaaagtaactggcactaccaaggatctcaatcactacagatgcatgtggaacatgtgcacaacgcaaacaaggcatgcaaaagcacaatattactctgacaatctccaccagaatacatcaaacccagctaacttctggaaggttatcaacaatatattccagcctcctaaccatcaataaccaagtaatatcactaagggggatattactctgacaaaccccactgacattgcaaatgcattcaatgattactttgtggggtgtgcaactaacttattagcgaaacgcagcccaaaccacaaacctgaatctcatccccctacagtcccaccccctcccaacactgcccacaattttcaatttggcccagtatctgaagaggagattatacaagcgctcctcaaactaaaactaagcagccaatgtggacccgacttactacaatctaggttcctacgacttggtgccccagccattgccaaaccaattgcgtccatagtcaactctatcctgtctgcaggccatatccctaagacctggaaaactgccagagttgtcccaatcttcaaaattggggacaaaaacactgtctcaaactacaggccaatctcacttctcccaattctatccaaagtcatggaaaaatgtgtccactcccaattaagcgatttctataccaagacaaatttccctagccaattccaatctgggtttcgtcccaaacactccaccgtaactaccctgctaaaagtttgcaatggaatccagtgtggaatggaacggggacaactcactggtgcattattcctagattttgcaaaaggcttttgacacagttgatcatgctatcctgcttaacaaactccagagctctggaatagggaaacatgctttaaactggtttcagtcctacctatcaggaagatcccaacatgtgtccatctcaggctctaactccagccccctggatatcacctgtggtgtcccgcaaggctctgttctggggcccctactcttctcagtgttcattaatgatcttcccacagcttgtaaggaagcctcaatacacatgtatgcagatgacacaatcctatatgcacacagccagaacctctctgaccttcaacacatacttcagtctgactttttgagactcgaaaactggatttcccaaaacaaactgtttttaaacactgacaagactgtaacaatggtatttgggaccaagactaaaattgtaaagcttccagtgactgagctcctgattagaaccaacgctaacaccaccctaacacctgtcactagttttaaatacctgggcttatggtttgactcccacttaacattcgggatgcacattgataccctgacaaacaagacctatgccaaactaggggtactttacaggaacaaatcctccctaagtctcctggtcagaaagcgtatcgcacagcagatgctaatgccaattattgactatggagacatagtatatggctcggctcctcaaacccaccttagcaaacttgacaccctctacaattcaatttgtctttttgttctccaatgcaactacaacacacatcactgcgaaatgctcaaagaactagattggtcaacactagagtctaggcgcaaagttcacctttcctgtcttgcctttaaattcttcatgggcaagctacccagctacctgaacaagctcctcacccctaccacttgcagcacttatcacctgagatcagactccaaaagactattcatggtcccaaggctcaacaaagtatccggacgttcctccttctccttccgtgcaccccaaaactggaacaacctaccagagactctcacatccaccaccagtttaagttctttcaaatctcacattttaacctggtctgtaactgtttcatacgctcatagcATACGCTCATCGCCAGATAAGATGTCATCAGTAGTGGTAGGAGCAGCTTCCCGTCTCTGGACTTGTGGCTAAGAGATCCAGAGACGGGAAGCTGCTCCTACCACTACTGATGACATCTTATCTGGCGATTTGTCTGGCGCATGGGTaacaattaacccctgacataCCTGTTTATTTTCTCTTTAATGTACACACATTATTTACTTGTACTGTTTTCTATGAACAATATCTCTTTTAatacactatgggggctatgcactaagctccgagctttcgcgctggcctgaaaaaaattagcacgtccgataaaaaatgaagccggcggcgcgattcactaaggcccgcagcccattttctatcggacgtgcccaaaactagcttaggctaaggccccgctccctccgtcagcgctcccgcactgcagacaagcggggcgctgacatacacagaacgcgatatgcggtctgtagggagcgggaggtgggcgggagtgggaggcttgagtgggagggggggcgtggcttgagcggagggacccgctactctcccccccctccctccctccacgggctcgggctggcactcatacacacacgcaggcacacgcaggcacacacacacacacacacacacacacacacacacacacacacacacacagacagaggcaggcactcatgcactcaggcacacacatacacactgacatgcactcacgcactcaggcacacacacacacacacacacacacacagacagaggcaggcactcacgcactcaggcatacacatacacaaacacagataggcactcagacacacacatacacacacacagacaggcactcacgctgctttccctccacactcctccccgctccccgaagcctctcctcctcccgaagtctcccctcctcattggctcacagccacaccacgtgacgcgtcaacgctagggatcacaattctcttgtatcccgtagcggctgacgcgtcacagcgtgtagtgacctgtgcagccaggggggaccgggaccggcttgggaggattcccctgctggtggggaactcgcgtgtggccgcccacgCCGCCaggcgcaccgggtcccaggccttatcgtgcgtgcaatgtatttcccccctgctatcgcacttaaagttcccgtacgctagctgattgaaaaaaaagccgcttgtaacatttgcatggagatttgccatctccatgcaaggctgttacaggcgatcgtacaataaataaatacattttaattatagtgtacataagcaggggttctcccaagctgaaccgcattggtttcaggtccgaggaccccctacttcaggagatacaggccccgttatggggtgccggtatcccctgcagaatttcaatgtcctggtcacgtgacgcggatgcttcaaagtgcaggggataccggcaccccataatggagcctgtatctcctgaagtagggggtcctcggacctgaaaccaacacgggtctgctccggagaccccctgcacatctacactataattaaaatgtatatttaaaaaagaattaacaaac
Proteins encoded in this window:
- the LOC142466673 gene encoding uncharacterized protein LOC142466673 isoform X3; translation: MEKMRTEQSCKISINMTENASFNQSRQLINNVTASHSKRYILAAATGKDLGESGKSLTWLSDQNLQKRTQTGERPHKCGNGFIDLSHLNTHKRTHIGERPHVCGECGKGFSKSSQLIRHKRTHTGERPHVCGDCGNGFSDLSQLIRHKRTHTGERPHVCGECRRGFNNLSTLNRHKRTHRGERPHVCEECGKIFSRLSNLNTHKGTHTGERLHECGECGKGFSNLSCLNTHKRTHTGERPHVCGECGKGFSQLSSLNTHKRTHTGERPHVCEECGKGFSQLSHLNTHKRTHTGERPHVCGECGKGFSHLTSLNTHKRTHTGERPHVCGECGKGFIKLDDLIRHQRTHTGERPYVCGECGKGFSLSSNLDIHKRTHTGERPHACGECGKVFCDVSHLIRHKMTHTGEKPYVCGECGKEFSLSYSLNTHKRTHTGERPYVCGECGKGFNVSSSLNTHKRTHTGERPHVCGECGKGFSRLSHLNQHERTHTGERPHVCGECGKGFGQLSSLNTHKRTHTGERPHVCGECGKGFSGLSHLNTHKRIHTGERPHVCGECGKGFNRLSQLNTHRGKTHLLDQACLGITSD
- the LOC142466673 gene encoding uncharacterized protein LOC142466673 isoform X1; protein product: MLLEAFKLLLPMRAAVVDPRARLQFLFFFPANSTRPFRRARYHVHLHCRQCNCSVPTCPASCLSLSALYLHLTSPLEVLIGSYPSLNLDSRSLAPSNPGSPNGLLPSPRLWLWTPTTLDLSNPGSVQRRAPIIHPCQHCKVAFSSQDYLLKHLKFKHPNEYMEKMRTEQSCKISINMTENASFNQSRQLINNVTASHSKRYILAAATGKDLGESGKSLTWLSDQNLQKRTQTGERPHKCGNGFIDLSHLNTHKRTHIGERPHVCGECGKGFSKSSQLIRHKRTHTGERPHVCGDCGNGFSDLSQLIRHKRTHTGERPHVCGECRRGFNNLSTLNRHKRTHRGERPHVCEECGKIFSRLSNLNTHKGTHTGERLHECGECGKGFSNLSCLNTHKRTHTGERPHVCGECGKGFSQLSSLNTHKRTHTGERPHVCEECGKGFSQLSHLNTHKRTHTGERPHVCGECGKGFSHLTSLNTHKRTHTGERPHVCGECGKGFIKLDDLIRHQRTHTGERPYVCGECGKGFSLSSNLDIHKRTHTGERPHACGECGKVFCDVSHLIRHKMTHTGEKPYVCGECGKEFSLSYSLNTHKRTHTGERPYVCGECGKGFNVSSSLNTHKRTHTGERPHVCGECGKGFSRLSHLNQHERTHTGERPHVCGECGKGFGQLSSLNTHKRTHTGERPHVCGECGKGFSGLSHLNTHKRIHTGERPHVCGECGKGFNRLSQLNTHRGKTHLLDQACLGITSD
- the LOC142466673 gene encoding uncharacterized protein LOC142466673 isoform X2; translated protein: MRAAVVDPRARLQFLFFFPANSTRPFRRARYHVHLHCRQCNCSVPTCPASCLSLSALYLHLTSPLEVLIGSYPSLNLDSRSLAPSNPGSPNGLLPSPRLWLWTPTTLDLSNPGSVQRRAPIIHPCQHCKVAFSSQDYLLKHLKFKHPNEYMEKMRTEQSCKISINMTENASFNQSRQLINNVTASHSKRYILAAATGKDLGESGKSLTWLSDQNLQKRTQTGERPHKCGNGFIDLSHLNTHKRTHIGERPHVCGECGKGFSKSSQLIRHKRTHTGERPHVCGDCGNGFSDLSQLIRHKRTHTGERPHVCGECRRGFNNLSTLNRHKRTHRGERPHVCEECGKIFSRLSNLNTHKGTHTGERLHECGECGKGFSNLSCLNTHKRTHTGERPHVCGECGKGFSQLSSLNTHKRTHTGERPHVCEECGKGFSQLSHLNTHKRTHTGERPHVCGECGKGFSHLTSLNTHKRTHTGERPHVCGECGKGFIKLDDLIRHQRTHTGERPYVCGECGKGFSLSSNLDIHKRTHTGERPHACGECGKVFCDVSHLIRHKMTHTGEKPYVCGECGKEFSLSYSLNTHKRTHTGERPYVCGECGKGFNVSSSLNTHKRTHTGERPHVCGECGKGFSRLSHLNQHERTHTGERPHVCGECGKGFGQLSSLNTHKRTHTGERPHVCGECGKGFSGLSHLNTHKRIHTGERPHVCGECGKGFNRLSQLNTHRGKTHLLDQACLGITSD